One genomic segment of Scylla paramamosain isolate STU-SP2022 chromosome 9, ASM3559412v1, whole genome shotgun sequence includes these proteins:
- the LOC135103838 gene encoding mucin-2-like, producing MTARASPHFLVDSQFSSWSAGQETRRNKASCASIYWRPGRRLLTHCLGTDLGGSGPHSAIIELTMFRYGLFLLVASSSVLCLPDKPRRLYEPPRQTYLPPCSTTYVDKLVTVTETVPSYVTTTVDNYVTVTETEHLTEYETVVSTVVEPTYITETQVSTVVDTVHNTEYVTETQVVTDTVHSTETQYETVVSTAVEYETVISTVVEPTHITETQVSTVIDIVHNTVYVTETEVVTDTVHSTETQYETVVSTVVEPSYITETEYSTEVETQLSTVSVTQTQYETETVVSTQVQVETTSLYFTEVETVYSTAYVTTTEEITPTTSYLPPPVTKPTYSYPPPLTSFNF from the exons ATGACAGCTAGGGCATCTCCCCACTTTCTCGTGGACTCTCAATTCTCCTCATGGTCAGCAGGACAAGAGACCAGGCGGAATAAGGCAAGCTGTGCGAGTATATATTGGAGGCCTGGAAGACGCTTGCTCACACATTGTCTTGGTACCGATCTAGGTGGCAGTGGTCCTCACTCAGCAATAATTGAACTCACCATGTTCAG ATACGGTCTCTTCTTGTTGGTGGCGAGCTCATCTGTATTGTGCCTGCCAGACAAGCCCCGTAGACTCTACGAACCTCCGCGACAAACGTATCTACCC CCTTGCTCAACAACGTACGTGGATAAATTAGTGACGGTGACGGAGACTGTTCCCTCTTACGTCACAACGACTGTCGACAACTATGTCACGGTCACCGAAACTGAACATCTTACTGAATACGAGACCGTCGTTTCTACCGTGGTGGAACCCACATACATCACAGAAACACAAGTTTCCACGGTCGTCGACACTGTCCACAACACTGAGTATGTGACAGAGACTCAAGTTGTTACCGACACTGTCCACTCCACTGAGACTCAGTACGAGACCGTCGTCTCCACCGCTGTCGAGTACGAGACCGTCATTTCTACCGTGGTGGAACCCACACACATCACAGAAACACAAGTTTCCACGGTCATCGACATTGTCCACAATACTGTGTACGTGACAGAAACTGAAGTAGTGACCGACACTGTCCACTCCACCGAAACTCAGTACGAGACTGTCGTCTCCACCGTTGTTGAGCCTTCCTACATCACAGAGACCGAGTACTCAACGGAAGTCGAGACTCAGTTATCAACTGTGTCCGTCACACAAACCCAGTACGAGACCGAGACCGTCGTCTCCACCCAGGTCCAG GTGGAGACCACTTCCTTGTACTTCACCGAAGTGGAGACAGTGTATTCCACTGCGTACGTCACCACCACGGAGGAGATCACGCCCACTACCTCATACCTCCCCCCTCCTGTCACCAAACCCA CATATAGTTACCCACCACCTCTCACAAGTTTCAACTTTTAA
- the LOC135103839 gene encoding uncharacterized protein LOC135103839, with protein MEAWTMLITHSLGADPGGRTLHSTLLELTMFRYGLLLLLVASSCVLGLADKPRRLYEAPRQTYDYRPPCTTRYVDKLVTVTETVPSYVTTTVDNYVSVTETQQVTEYETVVSTVVEPTYITETEVSTVVDTVHNTEYVTETEVVTDTVHSTETQYETVVSTVVEPSYITETEYSTEVETELSTVSVTQTQYETETVVSTQVQVETTSLYFTEVETVYSTEYSTVSTYITTTEEITPTTSYIPPPATKSSYSYPPPLRGYNF; from the exons ATGGAGGCCTGGACGATGTTGATCACTCATTCTCTTGGTGCTGATCCAGGTGGCAGGACCCTACACTCAACACTACTTGAACTCACCATGTTCAG ATACGGTCTCCTCTTACTGCTGGTGGCGAGCTCCTGTGTGCTTGGCCTGGCAGACAAGCCTCGTAGACTCTACGAAGCCCCGCGGCAGACGTATGACTATAGACCG CCTTGCACGACACGGTACGTGGATAAACTGGTGACGGTGACAGAGACTGTCCCCTCCTACGTCACAACAACTGTCGATAACTACGTCTCAGTCACCGAAACTCAGCAAGTCACCGAATACGAGACCGTCGTTTCTACCGTGGTGGAACCCACATACATCACAGAAACAGAAGTTTCCACTGTCGTCGACACTGTCCACAACACTGAGTATGTGACAGAGACTGAAGTAGTGACCGACACTGTCCACTCCACCGAAACTCAGTACGAGACCGTCGTCTCCACCGTTGTTGAGCCTTCCTACATCACAGAGACCGAGTACTCAACGGAAGTCGAGACTGAATTATCAACCGTGTCCGTCACACAAACCCAATACGAGACCGAGACCGTCGTCTCCACCCAGGTCCAG GTGGAGACCACTTCCTTGTACTTCACCGAAGTGGAAACAGTGTACTCCACTGAGTACTCCACCGTGTCTacgtacatcaccaccaccgaggAGATCACGCCCACTACCTCATACATTCCCCCTCCTGCCACCAAATCCT CATACAGCTACCCTCCACCTCTCAGGGGTTACAACTTCTAA